The following proteins are co-located in the Vigna angularis cultivar LongXiaoDou No.4 chromosome 2, ASM1680809v1, whole genome shotgun sequence genome:
- the LOC108328655 gene encoding methylsterol monooxygenase 1-2 yields the protein MLPYHTLQEAEVALGRGLTLPQTIWFKYSANKPDFLLHCHNSLFLLFFYSIAPIPFLLMELGGNYKLNKHKIQPKVKRTFWEMFKCYKDVVHTFVIAVTPLQIISYPTIKWIGIRTGLSLPSGWELFWQILVYFVIEDYLGYWIHRMLHYKWAYQKIHKVHHEYSAPIGLSAPYAHWAEIIILGIPAFIGPVLVPGHITTYWLWFILRQIEAIETHSGYDFPWSCTKFIPFYGGAAFHDYHHYVGEKTQSNFASVFTYCDYIYGTHKGYQYIKQKGRENSTYTKKYKMK from the exons ATGCTTCCTTACCATACCCTTCAAGAAGCAGAAGTTGCCCTAGGAAGAGGACTAACCCTTCCTCAGACAATATGGTTCAAATATTCTGCAAACAAACCTGATTTTCTGCTTCATTGTCACAACTCTCTATTCTTGTTGTTCTTTTATTCTATTGCTCCTATTCCATTCTTATTGATGGAGCTTGGTGGGAACTACAAACTAAACAAACATAAGATTCAGCCCAAGGTGAAAAGAACATTCTGGGAAATGTTCAAATGCTACAAAGATGTCGTGCACACCTTTGTCATTGCAGTTACTCCACTTCAGATCATTTCTTATCCCACCATCAAG TGGATTGGGATCAGAACTGGTTTGTCACTGCCATCGGGCTGGGAATTATTTTGGCAGATATTAGTTTACTTTGTCATAGAAGATTATTTGGGCTATTGGATTCACAGGATGCTCCATTACAAATGGGCCTATCAGAAGATCCACAAGGTTCATCATGAATATTCGGCACCAATTGGGCTATCAGCACCTTATGCCCATTGGGCCGAGATAATCATATTGGGTATCCCCGCATTTATTGGCCCAGTACTAGTACCAGGCCACATAACAACCTATTGGTTATGGTTCATTTTGCGCCAGATAGAAGCCATTGAGACTCATAGCGG GTATGATTTTCCTTGGAGTTGCACAAAGTTTATACCATTTTATGGAGGAGCAGCATTCCATGACTACCATCACTATGTTGGTGAAAAAACTCAAAGCAACTTTGCCTCAGTATTTACCTATTGTGACTACATTTATGGAACTCATAAG GGCTACCAATACATAAAACAGAAGGGAAGGGAAAATTCTACTTACACCAAAAAGTACAAGATGAAGTAG
- the LOC128195220 gene encoding uncharacterized protein LOC128195220 codes for MASSSSTNTSIGGSSSDPSIYTNYVNVHLSIDKLDGTNYATWASDIKLWLKSQGYLDHLTQNVTTALIDDTSRWMKIDAQLCIVIKSTIHSSLKQMFRSYETCSEVWAQAKLLYTNDTQRLYGVCQDLLTVIGPRNPGPMAEYLGKIHALLHDFNDILPPASTPAEELEQRSKFFMLLALYGLSDDVSHVRDQILGSPVIPNFTSTCSALLRIPSKPVTETSPRTDDSSVMAAQRDDRSRSRKPSKGRPKCDHCGKLGHKIDRCYALHGRPPRPVAVANSDPPPRSPSADHPTSSNIVDKPAIFNEFLRWKKFIWSNRLALLLRGSPLDWYVVFANPCMA; via the exons atggcgtcttcctcgtctacaaacacctctattggtggctcatcttctgatccctcaatatatactaattatgtgaatgtacacttgtccattgacaagttagatggcacaaattatgcaacctgggcgtccgacatcaaactttggctgaagagtcaggggtacttagatcatcttactcaaaatgtgactactgctctcatagatgacacttcccgctggatgaaaattgatgctcagttatgcattgttataaagtccaccattcactcctcactgaaacaaatgtttcgatcctatgagacatgttcagaagtatgggcacaagcgaagttgttatacacaaatgacactcagcgtctttatggtgtttgtcaggacctattaactgttattggtccgcgcaatcctggtcccatggcagaatatttgggtaaaattcatgcccttcttcatgactttaatgatatattacctcctgcttccactcctgctgaagaattggaacaacgatcaaagttcttcatgttgttggcattatacggactctctgatgatgtttctcatgtccgtgatcagattttgggttctcctgtcatacccaactttacttctacttgttctgctcttttgcgtataccgagcaaacccgtcactgagacatctcctcgtactgatgattcctctgttatggctgctcaacgtgatgatcgaagtcggtctcgcaagccaagtaaaggacgtccaaaatgtgaccattgtggcaagttaggccacaagattgatagatgttatgctctccatggacgtcctcctcgacctgtagcagtggcaaattctgatccacctccccgatcaccgtctgcagaccatcctacttcatctaatatcgtagacaaacctgcaatctttaacgaatttctcagatg gaagaaatttatatggagcaaccgcctggctttgttgctcagggggagtcctctggattggtatgtcgtcttcgcaaatccttgtatggcctaa